A portion of the Chryseobacterium tructae genome contains these proteins:
- a CDS encoding anion permease, with translation MKEINIKNVAITFVVALIIWFIPAPDGVAQNAWHLFAIFAATILGIILKAAPMGTMCMMAIGFTALTQVVAPGDAGKSITKALSGFGDKVIWLIGISFFIARGFIKTGLGNRIAFLFIRVFGKSSLGLAYGLGLADVCLAPAIPSNTARGGGIIYPIMKSMAISFDSVPEKPETHRKLGSFLTLNSYYMNLIASSMFLTGTASNPMCQKFAANLGIDITWMSWAAAGFVPGLVAFFVVPLVLYKLYPPELKKTGDAPKMAAQKLKEMGPISRNEWLMLLAFFILLFLWIFGGALSIDATTTAFIGLTLLLLTSVLTWEDVKGEKGAWDTIVWFAVLVMMASSLNELGFIGWFSNLIKIQIGGLSWQVAFPVIIVVYFFSHYIFASATAHVAAMYAALLGVGVSLGIPPMLLAMMLGFMGSIYGVLTHYGHGPAPVFFGSGYVDLKVWWLRGLEIGVVLLIIYMVVGGLWMKVLGYY, from the coding sequence ATGAAAGAAATTAATATTAAAAACGTTGCGATCACATTTGTCGTTGCGTTAATCATCTGGTTCATTCCTGCCCCTGATGGGGTTGCCCAGAATGCATGGCATCTGTTTGCCATCTTTGCAGCAACCATTTTAGGAATTATTTTAAAAGCAGCTCCTATGGGAACCATGTGTATGATGGCCATTGGATTTACAGCGCTTACGCAAGTAGTAGCTCCAGGAGACGCCGGAAAATCTATTACCAAAGCACTTTCCGGATTTGGAGATAAAGTGATCTGGCTGATCGGGATTTCATTCTTTATTGCCAGAGGGTTTATTAAAACAGGACTTGGAAACCGTATTGCCTTTTTGTTCATCAGGGTTTTTGGTAAAAGCTCATTAGGTCTGGCGTATGGATTAGGGCTTGCAGACGTTTGTCTGGCTCCTGCTATTCCCAGTAATACAGCCAGAGGAGGAGGTATTATCTATCCTATCATGAAATCTATGGCAATAAGCTTTGATTCGGTTCCTGAAAAACCGGAAACCCATAGAAAACTGGGCTCATTTTTAACATTGAATAGCTATTATATGAACCTCATTGCATCTTCTATGTTCTTAACCGGAACTGCAAGTAACCCGATGTGTCAGAAGTTTGCAGCCAACCTTGGCATTGATATTACCTGGATGTCTTGGGCAGCAGCGGGTTTCGTACCTGGTTTAGTGGCGTTCTTCGTTGTCCCTTTGGTATTGTATAAATTGTATCCGCCAGAATTGAAAAAAACAGGGGATGCACCGAAAATGGCGGCTCAGAAATTAAAAGAAATGGGCCCTATTTCAAGAAACGAATGGCTAATGCTATTAGCTTTCTTTATTCTTTTATTCCTTTGGATCTTTGGAGGAGCCCTTTCCATTGATGCTACTACTACAGCATTTATCGGATTAACGTTATTGCTATTAACCTCAGTATTAACCTGGGAAGATGTAAAAGGTGAGAAAGGAGCTTGGGATACCATTGTATGGTTTGCTGTTTTAGTAATGATGGCAAGTTCTTTAAATGAATTAGGCTTCATTGGCTGGTTCAGTAATCTTATCAAGATACAAATTGGAGGACTGAGCTGGCAGGTAGCCTTCCCGGTTATTATCGTCGTTTATTTTTTCAGTCACTATATTTTCGCAAGTGCTACAGCTCACGTAGCAGCGATGTATGCCGCCTTGTTGGGTGTAGGTGTCTCTTTAGGAATTCCACCTATGTTGTTGGCAATGATGCTAGGATTCATGGGCTCAATTTATGGAGTGCTTACTCATTACGGACATGGTCCAGCTCCGGTATTCTTTGGTAGTGGATATGTTGATCTTAAAGTCTGGTGGCTTCGAGGCCTTGAAATAGGAGTGGTACTCTTAATTATCTATATGGTTGTAGGAGGTCTATGGATGAAAGTTTTAGGATATTATTAA